A section of the Hirschia baltica ATCC 49814 genome encodes:
- a CDS encoding putative bifunctional diguanylate cyclase/phosphodiesterase: MASLIADIKSKFQAAAPDKMREVPMKSLLILVGISISLIFVVLWLVSFKGDEIAQKRQNVLFGAILESQTSITQDMTESLLALPGTTDMFFDSLSKREIHTKLTQRFADRLGTTDILISDIEGHILFRDASDISIYPTDLQILSPSLKRLRDKIQLSPNQNFASDRLILNDEVYHVSAREISMFDRVRYLYIATPVESIFSHSFLIPLNLKVIAGTHPPKQRADLYVLDLKSSDGKIVGWLSWQRHLPGITAIRHFLPTILLVAVIIGIISFLAWKRATALSNDIIFSHQEAQKLALHDPLTGLANRMLLKKQIETAKADVKRGREGFALHLIDLDKFKDINDTMGHPAGDELIRQAATRLKDACRANDTVARIGGDEFAVIQIEATSTNTVSRLARRINEQMARAFVINNTEVYVSASIGIAIDATGESQQEEIHRRADIALYKAKEAGRDQYCFFEDEMDAELKHKHKIERDLRQALQEPDKNGLRVVYQPQVSANGRHIRGFEALIRWEHPVRGNVSPVDFIPIAEETNLVIALDEFVMKEAFKTALKWPEVTMAVNVSAKELHQDNYPHKIIALASEYNIRPDQIELEITESVLLEDSPRVAKTLKILKAAGFKIALDDFGTGYSSLSYLRRHQVDKLKIDQSFVASIGVREDASAVVQAILSLGESLGLSVTAEGVETIEQRDSLRKRGCAYLQGYLFSKPLEEKSIVQIMKKFKDRNDQQRLQKIS, encoded by the coding sequence TTGGCTAGCTTAATTGCAGATATAAAAAGTAAATTTCAAGCTGCCGCACCGGACAAGATGCGTGAAGTACCGATGAAATCCCTTCTGATTCTAGTCGGAATATCAATCAGTCTTATTTTCGTGGTGTTATGGCTCGTCAGTTTTAAAGGCGATGAGATCGCTCAAAAAAGACAAAACGTTTTATTTGGCGCTATTTTAGAATCACAGACCAGCATAACCCAAGACATGACGGAATCTCTGTTAGCGCTTCCTGGAACAACAGATATGTTCTTTGATTCTCTGAGTAAAAGAGAAATTCATACAAAACTAACACAGCGCTTTGCCGATAGACTCGGAACCACTGATATTCTCATTTCCGATATAGAAGGCCATATTCTATTTCGTGATGCATCCGACATCTCAATTTATCCTACAGACTTACAAATTTTATCCCCGAGCCTCAAGCGCCTAAGAGATAAAATCCAATTGTCTCCAAATCAAAATTTTGCGTCTGATAGACTCATTCTCAATGACGAAGTCTATCATGTATCAGCACGCGAAATCTCTATGTTTGACCGAGTCAGATATCTATACATTGCGACACCGGTCGAAAGCATATTCTCACATTCTTTTTTAATCCCGCTAAATCTAAAAGTTATCGCTGGAACTCATCCACCAAAGCAGCGTGCTGACCTTTATGTTTTAGACTTAAAATCCTCCGACGGTAAAATTGTTGGCTGGTTGTCATGGCAAAGACATTTACCCGGAATTACTGCCATCAGGCATTTCCTTCCGACCATACTTTTAGTGGCCGTGATCATTGGTATTATTTCATTTCTCGCTTGGAAACGGGCAACAGCTTTATCAAACGACATTATATTCAGTCATCAAGAAGCTCAAAAACTTGCCCTTCACGACCCGTTGACGGGCCTCGCCAACAGAATGCTGCTGAAAAAACAAATCGAAACGGCCAAGGCTGATGTAAAACGCGGCAGAGAAGGGTTTGCGCTGCATCTCATTGATTTGGACAAATTCAAAGATATCAATGACACGATGGGCCATCCGGCAGGTGATGAATTAATCCGTCAAGCAGCTACCCGCTTGAAAGATGCATGCCGCGCCAATGATACCGTCGCCAGAATTGGTGGAGATGAATTTGCCGTTATCCAGATTGAAGCCACATCAACCAATACAGTATCCAGATTAGCGCGGCGCATAAACGAACAAATGGCCCGCGCATTCGTCATCAACAATACTGAAGTTTATGTCTCGGCCTCAATCGGTATCGCAATAGATGCAACCGGAGAATCTCAACAAGAAGAAATTCATCGTCGCGCGGACATAGCCCTCTATAAAGCGAAAGAAGCCGGACGCGATCAATATTGCTTCTTTGAAGACGAAATGGATGCTGAATTAAAGCACAAACACAAAATTGAGCGCGATCTACGGCAAGCTTTGCAAGAGCCAGATAAAAATGGACTAAGAGTTGTCTATCAGCCTCAAGTTTCTGCCAATGGTCGGCACATACGTGGATTTGAAGCCCTGATACGCTGGGAACATCCGGTACGTGGCAATGTATCTCCAGTTGATTTTATACCCATCGCTGAAGAAACCAATCTGGTTATTGCACTTGATGAATTTGTGATGAAAGAAGCCTTTAAAACAGCGCTTAAATGGCCAGAAGTCACAATGGCCGTGAATGTATCTGCCAAAGAGCTTCATCAAGACAATTATCCACATAAAATTATCGCACTTGCATCTGAGTATAACATTCGCCCAGATCAGATTGAGTTGGAAATCACTGAATCTGTTTTACTAGAGGATTCACCTCGCGTCGCTAAAACGCTCAAAATTCTCAAAGCTGCAGGCTTCAAAATCGCGCTGGATGATTTTGGTACTGGGTATTCTTCCCTCTCCTATTTGCGTCGTCATCAAGTTGATAAGCTGAAAATAGATCAGAGTTTCGTGGCGTCTATTGGTGTGAGAGAAGATGCTTCAGCAGTCGTTCAGGCCATTCTCAGCCTCGGAGAAAGCCTTGGACTGTCCGTGACTGCAGAAGGCGTGGAAACCATCGAGCAACGCGATTCCTTGCGAAAACGTGGATGTGCTTATCTGCAGGGCTATCTCTTCTCCAAACCGCTTGAAGAAAAATCTATCGTGCAGATTATGAAAAAATTCAAAGATCGCAATGATCAACAAAGGCTACAGAAAATCTCTTAA
- a CDS encoding glucuronyl esterase domain-containing protein has protein sequence MAKQMSWKKRLGLGFIGAMGVGMMLVTSSCAVQLGLKKADTDLSGPPIAEPPILSAMFGQSSVEDAQDWPQRRELLKKALIENVYGPYPHGLKGKLVAHNVIDEAFADGRGRLEEYQVQVGENGPKFWIGLAIPNAASKEQPAPMIVAQSFCQNSAALHDERLHDPENGGVCGGGGIMASIIKWVFGEYIEGPPINDVLDRGYAYATIYSTEIAADSETSAYIGIEKIAAETSSENAPVGVLSVWAAGFGWALDVLDQDLRLDANRTVGWGHSRQGKAVLWAAANDARLEAVIAHQSGTGGATLTKSLNGESVKKITDSYPYWFNDRFASYSEREEESPIDQHFLIALAAPRPVFLGNSWNDVWSDPNGAFRAAQGADPAYKLLGKNGLVQTGLQDTDITSGELVFQISKGRHGIRAQDWTDFLSFLDAHFLLSEN, from the coding sequence ATGGCAAAGCAAATGAGTTGGAAAAAGCGCTTAGGCTTGGGGTTTATAGGTGCAATGGGTGTCGGCATGATGTTGGTCACATCATCATGTGCTGTTCAGCTGGGCCTTAAAAAAGCTGATACTGATTTGAGCGGTCCTCCAATTGCCGAGCCACCTATCTTGTCTGCTATGTTTGGTCAATCGTCGGTGGAAGATGCCCAAGACTGGCCACAGCGTCGCGAGTTGTTAAAAAAGGCGCTTATAGAAAATGTGTATGGGCCGTATCCGCATGGGCTAAAAGGCAAGCTTGTTGCGCATAATGTGATCGACGAAGCATTTGCTGATGGGCGTGGACGCTTAGAAGAATATCAAGTGCAAGTTGGTGAAAACGGCCCTAAATTTTGGATTGGGCTGGCAATTCCTAATGCGGCATCAAAAGAGCAGCCGGCACCTATGATTGTGGCTCAAAGTTTCTGCCAAAATTCTGCAGCTCTACATGATGAACGTCTACACGATCCAGAAAATGGCGGCGTATGCGGTGGCGGGGGCATTATGGCATCCATTATTAAATGGGTGTTTGGCGAATATATTGAAGGTCCGCCTATCAATGATGTGCTCGATCGTGGGTATGCGTACGCAACGATATATTCAACTGAAATCGCGGCAGACAGTGAAACGAGCGCATATATCGGGATAGAGAAGATTGCTGCTGAGACAAGTTCAGAAAATGCACCTGTTGGCGTGTTGTCTGTCTGGGCTGCTGGTTTTGGTTGGGCGCTGGATGTGCTTGATCAAGACCTACGGCTAGATGCAAATCGAACTGTGGGTTGGGGACACTCAAGACAGGGCAAAGCTGTTTTGTGGGCAGCAGCAAATGACGCGCGTTTAGAGGCTGTTATTGCGCATCAATCTGGCACTGGTGGAGCGACGCTTACCAAGAGTTTGAATGGCGAATCTGTTAAAAAAATCACCGATAGCTATCCATATTGGTTTAATGACAGGTTTGCATCATATTCCGAGCGTGAAGAGGAAAGCCCTATTGATCAGCATTTTCTAATTGCTTTAGCAGCGCCAAGGCCTGTGTTTTTAGGCAATAGTTGGAATGATGTCTGGTCTGATCCAAATGGTGCATTCAGAGCTGCGCAAGGTGCTGACCCTGCTTATAAATTGTTGGGAAAGAACGGGCTGGTGCAAACAGGCTTGCAGGATACAGATATCACCTCAGGTGAGCTGGTCTTTCAGATATCTAAAGGTCGACACGGTATTCGTGCACAGGATTGGACAGACTTTCTAAGCTTCCTAGATGCGCACTTCTTACTTAGCGAGAACTAG
- a CDS encoding MAPEG family protein — protein sequence MTMLTPVLLLIVWTLIILVLLASRRLPSIIANAKKGIYPSKRTQELAGLPEKSIWTSDNHTHLHEQPTLFYALCLYSHLVGVADNINIGLAFAYVVLRVIHSIIQTSTNNIIWRFRVFMTGTAILMIIALRNVWALFAGYLV from the coding sequence ATGACGATGTTAACGCCTGTCTTGCTGCTAATCGTTTGGACGCTAATCATCCTTGTGTTGTTGGCTTCTAGGCGGCTTCCTTCCATTATAGCCAATGCCAAAAAAGGTATATATCCGTCTAAGCGAACACAGGAATTAGCGGGCCTGCCAGAGAAATCAATTTGGACGTCCGATAATCACACTCACCTGCATGAACAACCAACTCTTTTTTATGCGCTATGTTTGTATTCTCATCTCGTTGGTGTCGCAGATAATATCAATATAGGCTTGGCGTTTGCTTATGTTGTTTTGCGTGTGATCCACTCGATAATCCAAACAAGCACAAACAATATAATCTGGCGTTTCCGGGTATTTATGACGGGCACGGCCATTTTAATGATTATCGCACTTAGAAATGTATGGGCGTTATTTGCAGGATATCTCGTTTAA
- the ispG gene encoding flavodoxin-dependent (E)-4-hydroxy-3-methylbut-2-enyl-diphosphate synthase, which produces MNIDQIRPWRTIERRKSRKIKMGDLEIGGDAPISVQSMTNTPTSNARATIDQIRRLEDAGADIVRVSCPDEESTAALKEIVKAAKVPIVADIHFHYKRGIEAAEAGAACLRINPGNIGSPDRVREVVNAAKNNGACIRIGVNGGSLEKHLLEKYGEPCPEAMVESALDHARILDDHDFHEYKISVKASDVFLTVAAYQGLAEATDAPLHLGVTEAGPLRTGGIKSAIGMGNLLWAGIGDTIRVSLSADPVEEIKVGFDMLKSLNLRTRGVNIIACPSCARQGFDVIATVEKLEQRLEHIRESITLSIIGCVVNGPGEAAGTDLGFTGGGKDAGMMYVGGRPDHKLSNADMVEHIVEQVEKRAEYLRSLEAP; this is translated from the coding sequence ATGAATATTGATCAAATCAGACCGTGGCGTACAATTGAGCGCCGCAAATCCCGCAAAATCAAAATGGGTGATCTAGAAATTGGTGGTGATGCACCAATCAGTGTTCAGTCCATGACCAATACCCCAACATCCAATGCGCGCGCAACGATCGACCAAATACGGCGTTTGGAAGATGCGGGTGCAGATATTGTGCGCGTGTCTTGCCCGGATGAAGAATCCACTGCTGCACTCAAAGAAATTGTCAAAGCTGCAAAAGTACCAATCGTGGCGGACATTCATTTCCATTATAAGCGTGGAATTGAAGCGGCCGAAGCTGGGGCCGCATGTTTGCGGATTAATCCGGGTAATATTGGTTCTCCAGACCGTGTGCGTGAAGTTGTGAATGCCGCTAAAAATAATGGCGCTTGCATTCGTATCGGGGTGAATGGCGGGTCGTTAGAAAAACATCTCTTAGAAAAATACGGTGAGCCTTGTCCTGAAGCCATGGTTGAAAGTGCACTCGATCATGCCCGTATTCTCGACGATCATGATTTTCATGAATATAAGATTTCCGTCAAAGCTTCCGACGTCTTCCTCACTGTCGCAGCCTATCAAGGCCTCGCAGAAGCCACGGATGCGCCCCTGCATTTGGGAGTGACCGAAGCTGGTCCACTAAGAACAGGTGGTATTAAATCTGCGATAGGCATGGGTAATTTATTATGGGCAGGCATAGGTGACACAATCCGTGTCTCTTTGTCTGCTGACCCAGTTGAAGAAATCAAAGTCGGCTTTGATATGCTTAAATCCCTAAACTTAAGAACGCGCGGTGTGAATATCATCGCGTGTCCATCGTGCGCGCGTCAGGGGTTTGATGTGATCGCCACAGTTGAGAAACTGGAACAGCGTTTAGAGCACATTCGCGAATCTATTACCTTGTCCATTATTGGGTGCGTTGTGAATGGTCCGGGTGAAGCGGCAGGAACTGATTTGGGGTTCACTGGTGGCGGTAAGGATGCTGGCATGATGTATGTTGGCGGCAGGCCAGATCACAAACTTTCAAACGCGGATATGGTTGAGCATATTGTGGAACAAGTTGAAAAACGTGCTGAATATTTGCGTTCCCTAGAGGCACCTTGA
- a CDS encoding PaaI family thioesterase, translated as MEIDVDSLNAFGSKNLPGLIGVKVTKAGDGWMEAEADVCEKLMAPNGFLHAGTVVSLADTACGYACVRNLPEGATGFTTIELKSNFTGTARDGRIRAIAKVLHSGKTTQLWEAKVIHIETDKVIAHFSCTQMVLWPRT; from the coding sequence ATGGAAATTGATGTCGATAGTTTAAATGCATTTGGTAGCAAAAACCTGCCCGGGCTAATTGGGGTTAAAGTTACCAAGGCCGGAGATGGCTGGATGGAAGCTGAAGCTGATGTCTGTGAGAAACTGATGGCTCCCAATGGTTTTTTACACGCCGGAACAGTTGTATCCTTGGCAGATACGGCATGCGGATATGCGTGCGTACGAAATCTTCCTGAAGGCGCGACAGGGTTTACGACTATTGAGTTGAAATCAAATTTTACAGGTACGGCGCGAGACGGAAGAATTCGAGCTATAGCGAAAGTGTTACATAGCGGAAAAACAACGCAATTGTGGGAAGCGAAAGTTATTCATATAGAGACAGATAAAGTAATCGCTCATTTTTCCTGCACTCAAATGGTTTTGTGGCCTCGCACCTGA
- the ptsP gene encoding phosphoenolpyruvate--protein phosphotransferase, whose protein sequence is MSHNRTFVAAGTARLLMSRLRELMASEAQQQERLERVVQLIATTMVADVCSIYVRSGDNSLVLMATEGLLPEAIGRTRLAENEGLVGLIASSARAKRLSNAPKHPRFSYRPETGEDPYHGFLGVPILRGGRVLGVLVVQNRTERNYDDEEMESLQTIAMVLAEIVASALDEGNDLDIRELPPGELKGRTLNEGVGLGTVHLHDPIVSAARFFSQDPEAEGERLDAALADLRKSIDTMLNRATPVLFGESRDVLETYRLFAHDPSWETRLHDAIQSGLSAEAAVDRTRREHRARLQNARDAYLRERLHDFEDLENRLLRHLSGEVASDHKPVPGSILVASRLGPAELLEYRDCELAGVILEEGGAGSHAAIVARAIGIPAIGDAEGIVSRIEQGDQVIVDADWGLILIRPTNDVVETYRQRILISSDERAEYAKLTDLPATTKDGVKFNLFLNAGLSFDLDHLDATGAEGVGLFRTEFQFMSSQTVPTLDEQAAFYEDAMRRAGTKPMVFRTLDLGGDKVAPFMGGDREENPALGWRALRLALDRPYFFRRQLRALIRASKSNPLRLMFPMVCSVEEFVQARELVDAEIAWAKKFNRETPSQLRVGAMVETPSFAFSIEALKGKVDFLSVGTNDLMQFFFAADRENKLVSERYDLLSPPALRLMKSIVDSANRAEIPISICGEAAGRPVEALALACLGYRRLSMQGARIGPMKRLLRGMDFAKVSQKVNLLIDSGSVDLRKELLKIIQQSDIQA, encoded by the coding sequence ATGAGCCACAACAGGACATTTGTTGCCGCAGGAACTGCACGCCTTTTGATGAGCCGTCTTCGTGAGCTTATGGCCAGCGAAGCACAGCAACAAGAAAGACTTGAGCGCGTCGTTCAGTTGATTGCGACAACGATGGTTGCTGATGTGTGCTCTATTTATGTTCGTTCTGGTGACAATAGCCTTGTATTGATGGCAACTGAAGGCTTATTGCCTGAAGCAATTGGACGCACCCGTCTTGCTGAAAATGAAGGTCTTGTGGGGCTTATCGCATCCTCTGCGCGAGCAAAACGTCTTAGTAATGCCCCCAAACACCCACGTTTCTCATATCGGCCAGAAACAGGTGAAGACCCTTATCACGGTTTTCTTGGTGTCCCGATATTAAGGGGTGGCCGCGTCCTTGGCGTGTTGGTCGTTCAAAACAGAACCGAACGAAATTATGATGATGAAGAGATGGAGTCATTGCAGACAATTGCGATGGTTCTGGCTGAAATCGTCGCATCGGCTTTGGATGAAGGCAATGATTTAGACATTCGGGAGCTTCCTCCCGGAGAACTCAAAGGACGCACGCTAAATGAAGGTGTTGGTTTGGGGACAGTCCATCTCCATGACCCAATCGTTTCAGCAGCGCGGTTTTTCTCTCAAGATCCTGAGGCTGAAGGCGAGCGTTTGGACGCCGCTTTGGCTGATTTACGCAAATCTATCGACACAATGCTCAACCGGGCGACACCTGTCTTATTTGGTGAAAGCCGGGATGTTTTGGAAACATACCGCTTATTCGCGCATGATCCTTCTTGGGAGACGCGTCTGCATGATGCGATACAATCTGGGTTATCCGCAGAAGCGGCGGTTGATCGCACACGGCGCGAGCATCGTGCGAGACTGCAAAATGCGCGTGATGCCTATTTGCGGGAACGCCTGCACGATTTTGAAGATTTGGAAAACCGGCTATTGCGCCACTTATCGGGAGAAGTTGCATCCGACCACAAGCCTGTTCCTGGGTCTATTCTTGTCGCAAGTCGGTTGGGGCCAGCTGAATTATTAGAATATCGCGATTGTGAGCTTGCTGGTGTTATCCTTGAAGAAGGTGGTGCAGGATCTCACGCAGCTATTGTTGCAAGGGCAATAGGTATTCCGGCCATCGGGGATGCTGAAGGTATTGTCAGCCGCATCGAGCAAGGCGATCAAGTCATTGTCGACGCTGATTGGGGGCTTATTCTCATTCGTCCGACGAATGATGTTGTCGAGACATATCGTCAACGTATTTTGATTTCCAGCGATGAGCGCGCTGAATACGCCAAGCTAACAGATCTGCCTGCAACGACAAAAGATGGTGTGAAATTCAATTTATTCTTGAATGCAGGTCTGTCTTTCGATTTGGACCATTTAGACGCAACTGGCGCCGAAGGTGTCGGGCTTTTCCGTACTGAGTTTCAGTTTATGTCTTCGCAAACTGTTCCCACACTTGATGAGCAGGCTGCATTTTATGAAGATGCAATGCGTCGTGCTGGTACAAAGCCGATGGTATTTCGCACTTTAGATCTTGGTGGCGATAAAGTTGCTCCGTTTATGGGCGGGGATCGCGAAGAAAATCCGGCCCTTGGATGGCGTGCTTTGCGTTTAGCTTTGGATCGTCCTTATTTCTTCCGTCGCCAATTGCGTGCGTTGATAAGGGCATCAAAGAGCAATCCATTGCGTTTAATGTTCCCTATGGTGTGTTCCGTTGAAGAGTTTGTGCAAGCACGCGAGCTTGTTGATGCTGAAATTGCTTGGGCTAAGAAGTTTAATCGTGAAACTCCATCCCAATTGCGCGTTGGTGCGATGGTTGAAACACCGTCATTTGCTTTTTCTATCGAGGCATTGAAAGGCAAAGTAGATTTTCTGTCTGTGGGAACAAATGATCTCATGCAATTTTTCTTTGCGGCGGATCGTGAAAACAAGCTTGTCTCAGAACGTTACGATCTTCTTAGCCCGCCTGCGTTAAGGTTAATGAAGAGCATTGTCGACAGTGCAAATCGGGCAGAAATTCCGATCTCTATTTGTGGGGAAGCTGCAGGGAGACCTGTGGAGGCTTTGGCATTGGCCTGTCTTGGATATCGACGCTTATCTATGCAAGGTGCCAGAATCGGCCCGATGAAGCGACTTTTGCGCGGCATGGATTTTGCGAAAGTCAGTCAAAAGGTCAATTTGTTGATTGATTCGGGAAGTGTCGATCTTCGTAAAGAATTATTAAAGATCATTCAGCAATCTGACATACAAGCTTAA
- the ubiG gene encoding bifunctional 2-polyprenyl-6-hydroxyphenol methylase/3-demethylubiquinol 3-O-methyltransferase UbiG: MTLKSPSIDENEIEKFRAMASEWWDPKGKFKPLHKFNPVRLAFLRDKIVSHFNLNNTSHTPLEGLRILDIGCGGGLVSEPIARLGAKMTSVDAGEANIKTAMTHAQETGVKIDYRVGTVEELIENGEPPFDVVLNLEVIEHVADPHQFIKDTASLVKPGGMIFVASINRTSKAFALAIVGAEYIMGWLPKGTHEFHKLVKPTEAKQALKAGGISIQETTGVSYNPLSGEWSLSSDTMVNYMCVGTRSE; this comes from the coding sequence ATGACCTTGAAAAGCCCTAGTATTGACGAAAATGAAATTGAAAAATTTCGTGCCATGGCCTCAGAATGGTGGGACCCTAAAGGGAAATTCAAGCCACTTCACAAATTCAACCCTGTTCGGCTAGCATTTCTTAGAGATAAAATTGTTTCTCATTTCAATCTAAACAACACCTCACATACGCCTCTTGAAGGCCTTAGAATTCTCGACATTGGATGCGGTGGCGGATTGGTGTCCGAACCTATTGCACGGCTGGGCGCAAAGATGACGTCTGTTGATGCTGGTGAAGCCAACATAAAAACGGCAATGACGCATGCGCAAGAAACGGGCGTTAAAATAGATTATCGCGTTGGCACTGTTGAAGAACTTATTGAAAATGGCGAACCACCATTTGATGTCGTGTTAAATCTTGAAGTGATCGAACATGTTGCCGATCCTCATCAATTTATCAAAGATACTGCCAGCTTGGTAAAACCCGGCGGAATGATATTTGTGGCGAGTATAAACCGGACTTCCAAAGCATTCGCACTGGCTATTGTGGGAGCGGAATACATTATGGGATGGCTACCCAAAGGCACACATGAATTTCACAAGCTTGTTAAACCAACCGAAGCCAAACAAGCATTAAAAGCGGGCGGTATCAGCATTCAAGAAACCACTGGGGTGAGCTACAATCCCCTATCAGGAGAATGGTCCTTGTCTTCTGATACAATGGTCAATTACATGTGTGTCGGAACGCGATCAGAATAA
- a CDS encoding helix-turn-helix domain-containing protein — protein MSNAANKNGEKSESLAVLNSISDETKKTLADAAKGTKDAVSETPASKPDTQPTKAPHLVVVSPDALNAERMGPRLRAAREARGWTLEAAAKETRIHKDYLGAIEDMMPNLLPGMPKSQSYLRGYLNNYARSLGLPDPQDVVQRYLNECGLLAMEPTKEELAQKAKKTEDRKKRGWVAPVVMSVVATLIACAAGGAYVLKPWQADEDVRTAAASPAAQDNTVYSNSEILAPASASDLTLRAVSRAWIEVRGSDGTVYLSRELAPGDVYVPRVGAGWTITARDGGAFEWYLSGQSLGTLAETGLPVYSAAVDEAMDRQPIIGNELTD, from the coding sequence ATGAGTAATGCTGCGAATAAAAACGGAGAAAAGTCGGAGTCACTAGCTGTTTTGAATTCGATCTCGGATGAAACAAAGAAAACTTTAGCAGATGCTGCTAAAGGAACCAAAGATGCTGTGTCAGAAACGCCTGCCAGCAAACCGGATACTCAGCCGACCAAAGCGCCTCATCTTGTCGTCGTTTCACCTGATGCTTTAAATGCAGAACGTATGGGGCCGCGTTTGCGTGCCGCGCGCGAAGCTAGAGGCTGGACATTGGAAGCCGCCGCAAAAGAAACGCGTATTCATAAAGATTATCTCGGTGCTATCGAAGATATGATGCCAAACCTTTTGCCGGGCATGCCAAAATCACAATCTTACTTACGTGGCTATTTGAACAATTATGCACGCTCACTTGGCTTGCCAGACCCGCAAGATGTCGTTCAACGCTATCTCAATGAATGTGGTTTGTTGGCGATGGAGCCGACAAAAGAAGAGCTAGCACAAAAAGCTAAAAAAACGGAAGATCGCAAAAAACGTGGTTGGGTCGCTCCTGTCGTCATGTCTGTTGTGGCCACGCTGATAGCTTGTGCCGCAGGTGGGGCATATGTGCTTAAGCCTTGGCAAGCCGATGAAGATGTTCGGACAGCAGCTGCAAGTCCTGCCGCTCAAGACAACACTGTTTATTCAAATTCAGAAATTCTCGCGCCTGCATCTGCTTCAGATTTGACTTTACGTGCCGTATCGCGTGCATGGATAGAAGTTCGCGGATCAGATGGTACAGTTTACCTTTCCAGAGAATTAGCTCCTGGAGACGTTTACGTGCCTCGTGTTGGTGCAGGTTGGACAATTACTGCCAGAGATGGCGGTGCATTTGAATGGTATTTGTCAGGTCAATCTCTTGGAACATTGGCTGAAACTGGCTTGCCTGTTTATTCAGCAGCAGTTGATGAGGCAATGGACCGCCAGCCTATAATTGGGAATGAGTTGACGGATTGA
- a CDS encoding aspartate kinase: MKRTVLKFGGTSVANMERIEHVADIVSQRVKDDGGGFAVVVSAMSGETNKLVGYADEAAGGKLVGDQFDDEYDVVVASGEQVTSGLLALALRKRGFKARSWLGWQLAMRTDEAHGKARILGFEGDEFCDSVDSGEIAVIAGFQGVSGEGRIATLGRGGSDTSAVAAAAALNAEVCDIYTDVDGVYTTDPRIVPKARRMEKISYEEMLELASLGAKVLQTRCVELGMNHNVPIRVRTSFTKDGDEFPGTLVCNEEEIVEKQVVSGIAYSRDEAKFTLLGLPDNPGVAAELFQKLSDAGVNVDMIVQANSRTHGEQNMVFTTADRDAELARQTLENEQERLGFDKLEVNRNVAKVSVVGVGMRSHTGVATLMFKALSEKSINIEVISTSEIKISVLIDDAYTELAVRTLHTAYGLDTE; encoded by the coding sequence ATGAAACGTACAGTTTTAAAATTCGGCGGCACTTCTGTCGCCAATATGGAGCGGATTGAGCATGTTGCAGATATTGTATCGCAACGTGTGAAAGATGATGGCGGCGGTTTCGCTGTTGTTGTATCCGCAATGTCCGGCGAGACAAACAAGCTCGTTGGATATGCTGATGAAGCCGCTGGCGGTAAGCTAGTTGGTGATCAGTTTGATGATGAATATGATGTTGTTGTTGCATCAGGAGAACAAGTCACATCAGGCTTGCTTGCATTGGCCCTACGCAAACGCGGCTTCAAGGCGCGTTCGTGGCTTGGATGGCAATTGGCAATGCGCACAGATGAAGCACACGGAAAAGCTCGCATTTTGGGCTTTGAAGGTGATGAATTTTGCGACAGCGTCGACAGCGGTGAAATCGCTGTGATCGCTGGTTTCCAAGGTGTGAGCGGTGAAGGCCGGATTGCAACACTTGGGCGTGGTGGCTCAGACACAAGCGCTGTTGCAGCAGCTGCGGCTTTGAATGCTGAGGTTTGTGATATCTACACGGATGTAGACGGTGTTTACACAACTGATCCTCGCATTGTGCCCAAAGCTCGCCGTATGGAAAAAATATCTTATGAAGAGATGCTCGAATTGGCCTCTCTTGGTGCCAAAGTTCTACAGACGCGCTGTGTAGAACTTGGTATGAATCACAATGTTCCAATCCGTGTCCGCACAAGTTTCACTAAAGATGGTGATGAATTCCCGGGTACATTGGTCTGTAATGAGGAAGAGATCGTGGAAAAACAAGTTGTTAGCGGAATTGCGTATTCTCGTGATGAAGCAAAATTTACGCTTTTAGGTCTACCCGACAATCCGGGTGTCGCGGCTGAATTGTTTCAAAAACTTTCAGATGCAGGCGTGAATGTTGACATGATCGTTCAGGCAAATTCAAGAACGCACGGCGAGCAGAACATGGTTTTTACCACAGCTGATCGTGATGCAGAACTCGCGCGCCAGACATTGGAAAATGAACAAGAGCGTCTTGGTTTTGATAAATTGGAAGTAAACCGCAATGTGGCGAAAGTCTCAGTTGTGGGTGTCGGTATGCGTAGTCACACTGGTGTCGCAACACTTATGTTTAAGGCGTTGTCTGAAAAATCTATCAATATCGAGGTAATCTCGACATCTGAAATCAAGATTTCAGTGCTTATTGATGATGCATATACTGAACTTGCTGTGCGTACTTTGCACACTGCATATGGTTTAGATACAGAATAA